A stretch of the Bacillus sp. B-jedd genome encodes the following:
- a CDS encoding HPr family phosphocarrier protein yields the protein MVEKEVEVKLKTGLQARPAALFVQEANRFSSEIYLLKEGKKVNAKSIMGLMSLAVSTGTTITIEADGHDEQAAVEALAQYVQNEE from the coding sequence ATGGTAGAAAAAGAAGTGGAAGTGAAGTTAAAGACCGGCCTCCAAGCGCGGCCGGCTGCCCTCTTTGTGCAAGAGGCGAACCGTTTTTCATCAGAAATATACTTACTCAAAGAAGGTAAAAAGGTGAACGCCAAAAGCATCATGGGCCTCATGAGCCTCGCTGTCAGCACCGGCACCACCATCACCATCGAAGCCGATGGCCACGACGAGCAAGCCGCAGTTGAAGCCCTCGCCCAATACGTCCAAAACGAAGAATAA
- a CDS encoding gluconeogenesis factor YvcK family protein: MTKPIPKVVIIGGGTGLPVLLRGLKRYPVDITAIVTVADDGGSSGRLREDLNIPPPGDVRNVLAALSDVEPLVEEMFQHRFSTSNELSGHSLGNLILAAMASITGNFTHAIQEMSKVLNVRGKVLPAAVNSVVLHAEMEDGTVVSGESKIPYSGKKIKRVYLTPADIQPLPETLQAIRQADMIIIGPGSLYTSILPNLLVQQLGDEVCRAKARKVYICNLMTQAGETFGYTASDHVTAIYRHMGCSFIDTILVNNEEIDEHIQLLYKEEKAHPVKYDTERLLELGIEVVYAEIAVQDGTALRHDTKKVSAILYDMIVEESEKNGLA; encoded by the coding sequence ATGACTAAACCGATACCTAAAGTTGTCATCATCGGAGGCGGCACCGGGTTGCCAGTCCTTTTAAGAGGGCTGAAACGTTATCCGGTTGATATTACGGCGATTGTAACCGTTGCCGATGATGGCGGGAGCTCAGGAAGGCTCCGCGAAGACTTGAATATTCCACCCCCTGGTGATGTCCGGAATGTGCTGGCTGCGCTGTCGGACGTTGAGCCGCTTGTGGAGGAAATGTTCCAGCACCGTTTTTCGACTTCCAATGAATTATCCGGCCATTCGCTCGGCAATTTGATTTTGGCGGCGATGGCTTCGATTACCGGCAATTTCACACATGCCATCCAGGAAATGAGCAAAGTCCTGAACGTAAGGGGCAAAGTGCTTCCAGCGGCAGTGAACAGTGTTGTCCTGCATGCTGAAATGGAAGACGGCACTGTTGTATCCGGGGAATCGAAAATCCCTTATTCGGGCAAAAAAATTAAACGGGTCTACCTGACACCCGCTGATATCCAGCCGCTTCCGGAAACACTCCAGGCAATCAGGCAGGCGGATATGATCATTATTGGCCCGGGAAGCTTGTACACAAGCATTTTGCCTAACCTGCTCGTCCAACAGCTCGGTGATGAAGTGTGCCGCGCCAAGGCCCGGAAAGTATATATTTGCAATCTGATGACCCAGGCTGGAGAAACGTTCGGCTATACAGCGAGCGACCATGTTACAGCCATTTACCGGCATATGGGCTGCTCGTTCATCGATACAATCCTCGTCAACAATGAAGAGATTGATGAGCATATCCAGCTTCTTTATAAAGAGGAAAAAGCACATCCGGTCAAATATGACACAGAGCGCCTGCTTGAGCTAGGCATTGAGGTTGTCTACGCCGAGATTGCCGTCCAGGATGGCACCGCCCTCCGCCATGACACAAAGAAGGTATCCGCCATTCTTTATGACATGATTGTCGAAGAATCGGAAAAGAACGGGTTAGCTTAA
- a CDS encoding acyltransferase has translation MRRTQRFPVEGANSLWHVYKTVPFWKVVKNFIVIQIARYTPILGMKNRLYRRYLGMEVGEQTSFALMVMLDVMFPEKISVGRNTVIGYNTTILAHEYLIKEYRLGEVRIGSEVMIGANSTILPGVVIGDGAIISAGTLVHKDVPAGSFVGGNPMRVIYTPEQLAVRWADDPVYGSKQD, from the coding sequence ATGAGACGGACGCAGCGCTTCCCGGTCGAAGGCGCCAATTCCCTTTGGCATGTTTACAAAACCGTCCCGTTCTGGAAAGTCGTCAAAAACTTTATCGTCATCCAGATCGCGCGCTACACGCCGATATTGGGGATGAAAAACAGGCTCTACCGGAGATATCTTGGCATGGAGGTCGGCGAACAGACTTCGTTCGCTCTCATGGTCATGCTTGATGTCATGTTCCCGGAAAAAATCTCGGTCGGCCGCAACACGGTCATCGGGTATAACACAACGATTCTTGCGCATGAGTATTTAATCAAGGAATACCGGCTCGGCGAGGTCCGGATCGGCAGCGAAGTCATGATTGGCGCCAATTCGACCATTCTGCCCGGCGTCGTTATCGGCGACGGGGCCATCATCTCGGCCGGCACTCTCGTCCATAAAGACGTACCCGCCGGAAGCTTTGTCGGCGGCAATCCAATGCGAGTCATTTATACGCCAGAACAGCTTGCCGTGCGCTGGGCGGACGACCCAGTTTACGGGAGTAAGCAGGACTAA
- the rpoN gene encoding RNA polymerase factor sigma-54 — MDMRTGLLQQQQMRLSMTQELSQAIALLQYNAQELASFLEARALENPLLEIVPSGQSKGRTRKTNIKSNAPDINGIPSEPGTTLEEYLLSQLEPGRFRNDELKLVRQVILNIDENGYFRGDLNEIATITNVALEDAEACLSEIQQLDPPGIGARSLQECLLLQLDSIGEKVPLANTIVSGYFVEFAEKKWKQLARDLKVSLADIQEIHDLLQKLNPRPGAAFHHEKAAYVVPDVLAAHINGTWHVQLLQGTVPAISLNQEIYQSVMNKGDDQAKKFIQENYQDFQWLAKSIKQRNETILKVAAKIIEKQPMFFACGKGGLLPMTMKDIAEALDIHESTVSRAVRDKYIGTPFGTFELKSFFTSAVQGGDEQSASSDHVKKLIAGIIEEEDKMRPVSDQDIAGQLKEREGISVSRRTVAKYREQLGIPSSSKRRRY; from the coding sequence ATGGATATGAGGACCGGACTATTGCAACAGCAGCAGATGAGATTGTCCATGACGCAGGAATTGTCCCAGGCGATCGCTCTGCTTCAATACAATGCCCAGGAACTGGCCAGTTTTCTAGAAGCAAGGGCGCTTGAAAATCCCCTGCTGGAAATCGTGCCTTCCGGACAGTCGAAAGGCCGAACGAGGAAAACAAATATAAAAAGCAACGCACCAGATATAAATGGAATCCCTTCTGAACCGGGAACGACACTAGAGGAGTACCTTCTTTCGCAGTTGGAGCCGGGGAGATTCCGGAATGATGAACTGAAACTCGTTCGCCAGGTGATCCTCAATATTGATGAAAATGGCTATTTTCGTGGAGACTTAAATGAAATCGCTACCATTACAAATGTAGCCCTAGAGGATGCCGAGGCGTGCCTCAGCGAAATCCAGCAGCTTGACCCGCCTGGTATCGGTGCAAGGAGCCTCCAGGAATGTCTGCTTCTACAACTGGACAGCATAGGGGAAAAAGTACCGCTTGCCAATACAATCGTTTCAGGATATTTTGTTGAATTTGCCGAGAAAAAATGGAAGCAGCTGGCCAGGGATTTAAAGGTAAGCCTTGCGGACATTCAGGAAATCCATGACCTTTTGCAAAAGTTGAACCCTAGACCGGGTGCAGCTTTCCATCACGAAAAGGCAGCTTACGTTGTACCGGATGTCCTTGCCGCCCATATAAATGGCACATGGCATGTCCAGCTCCTTCAAGGGACCGTACCCGCAATTAGCCTTAATCAGGAAATCTATCAGTCTGTTATGAACAAGGGAGATGACCAGGCAAAAAAGTTCATTCAGGAAAACTATCAGGACTTTCAATGGCTGGCTAAAAGCATCAAGCAGCGGAATGAAACAATCTTGAAGGTTGCTGCAAAAATTATCGAGAAGCAGCCAATGTTTTTCGCCTGTGGGAAAGGCGGGCTTTTGCCGATGACGATGAAGGACATTGCCGAAGCTCTGGATATCCATGAATCGACTGTCAGCCGCGCCGTCCGTGATAAATATATCGGAACTCCGTTCGGGACTTTTGAATTGAAATCATTTTTCACATCAGCCGTTCAGGGAGGAGATGAGCAATCTGCTTCCTCTGATCATGTGAAAAAGCTGATTGCTGGCATCATTGAGGAAGAAGATAAAATGCGGCCGGTCTCGGACCAGGACATTGCCGGACAACTGAAGGAACGTGAAGGGATTTCAGTTTCACGCAGGACAGTGGCCAAGTACAGGGAGCAATTGGGCATCCCATCCTCCTCGAAGAGAAGAAGGTATTAG
- the clpP gene encoding ATP-dependent Clp endopeptidase proteolytic subunit ClpP has translation MNLIPTVIEQTNRGERAYDIYSRLLKDRIIMLGSGIDDHVANSIVAQLLFLEAENPEKDISIYINSPGGSITAGMAIYDTMQFIKPDVQTICIGMAASMGAFLLAAGTKGKRYALPNAEVMIHQPLGGAQGQATEIEIAAKRILFLRDKLNTILAERTGQPLEVIAKDTDRDNFMTAERAKEYGLVDQIITRNEVEKKKD, from the coding sequence ATGAATTTAATCCCTACAGTCATTGAACAGACAAACCGGGGCGAAAGAGCATACGATATATATTCCCGCCTGTTGAAGGACCGGATCATCATGCTCGGAAGCGGGATTGACGACCATGTCGCCAACTCAATCGTAGCTCAGCTCCTGTTCCTTGAGGCGGAAAACCCTGAAAAGGATATTTCCATCTACATCAACTCACCGGGCGGAAGCATTACGGCCGGTATGGCTATTTATGACACAATGCAATTCATCAAGCCGGACGTACAGACAATTTGTATCGGTATGGCTGCTTCAATGGGTGCCTTCCTTCTGGCAGCCGGCACTAAAGGCAAGCGTTATGCCCTTCCAAACGCGGAAGTGATGATCCATCAGCCGCTTGGAGGCGCGCAAGGCCAGGCAACCGAAATCGAAATTGCCGCCAAGCGCATCCTGTTCCTCCGCGACAAGCTGAACACAATCCTGGCAGAACGCACTGGCCAGCCGCTTGAAGTCATTGCCAAGGACACAGACCGCGACAACTTCATGACTGCAGAGCGCGCGAAAGAGTACGGCCTAGTCGACCAAATCATTACGCGCAACGAAGTCGAAAAGAAAAAAGACTAA
- the rapZ gene encoding RNase adapter RapZ — protein sequence MSTGSVNETQMVIITGMSGAGKTVAIQSFEDLGFFCVDNLPPTLLPKFLELMKESGNKMNKVALVMDLRGREFFDHLFKALDELAETDWVTPKILFLNADDSALVRRYKETRRSHPLAKSGLPLEGIRLERELLEEMKGRAQVIYNTSDLKPRELREKILSEFSKDNQPVFTVNVVSFGFKHGLPIDADLVFDVRFLPNPHYIEHMRPKTGLESEVSEYVLKWNETQKFLAKVTDLLTFMLPHYKREGKSQLVIAIGCTGGQHRSVTLAEYIGHYFENEYKTIVSHRDIAKRKEPTT from the coding sequence ATGAGCACCGGCTCGGTAAATGAAACACAAATGGTGATTATTACAGGCATGTCGGGAGCGGGCAAGACCGTCGCAATCCAAAGTTTTGAAGATCTTGGCTTTTTTTGCGTCGATAATCTGCCGCCGACCCTTTTGCCGAAATTTCTTGAACTAATGAAGGAATCCGGAAACAAGATGAACAAGGTCGCGCTTGTCATGGACTTGCGGGGCAGGGAGTTTTTCGACCACCTGTTCAAAGCACTTGATGAACTGGCGGAAACGGATTGGGTCACCCCGAAAATCCTGTTCCTGAATGCGGATGACTCGGCGCTTGTCAGAAGATATAAAGAAACGCGCAGATCCCATCCGCTTGCGAAATCCGGGCTTCCGCTTGAAGGGATCAGGCTTGAGCGCGAGCTGCTAGAGGAGATGAAGGGCAGGGCCCAGGTTATTTACAATACTAGTGACCTGAAGCCAAGGGAGCTGCGGGAAAAAATTCTCAGTGAATTTTCAAAGGATAATCAGCCCGTTTTCACTGTCAATGTGGTATCATTCGGATTTAAGCATGGACTTCCGATTGACGCGGATCTCGTCTTTGATGTCCGTTTTCTTCCGAATCCCCATTATATCGAGCATATGAGGCCGAAAACGGGGCTTGAGTCGGAAGTGTCGGAGTATGTGCTGAAATGGAACGAAACACAGAAATTTCTTGCAAAAGTGACCGATTTGCTGACATTCATGCTTCCTCATTACAAAAGGGAAGGGAAGTCGCAGCTTGTGATTGCGATTGGCTGCACAGGCGGCCAGCACCGTTCGGTGACCTTAGCCGAATATATTGGCCACTATTTTGAAAATGAATATAAGACAATCGTTTCGCATCGGGATATTGCAAAGCGAAAGGAACCGACAACATGA
- a CDS encoding DUF4306 domain-containing protein: MTKRYYYLIAFLTSFTTFIVFSFINWYQGSALAVSFHEWKYTAKFSYLFGNPMEPKDISQLDYFVYSAKHYPILTLIMLISLFFVAFSLIKLRKSSPAK; encoded by the coding sequence ATGACTAAAAGATACTATTATTTAATCGCTTTCCTTACTTCTTTTACCACTTTTATTGTATTTTCTTTTATCAATTGGTATCAAGGGAGCGCTCTTGCTGTTTCATTCCATGAATGGAAGTACACGGCTAAGTTCTCTTATCTATTTGGAAACCCAATGGAACCTAAAGATATTTCACAATTGGACTACTTTGTGTATTCGGCCAAGCATTATCCTATACTAACCTTGATCATGCTCATAAGTTTGTTTTTTGTGGCATTCAGTCTAATAAAATTGCGTAAATCTTCACCTGCAAAATAA
- a CDS encoding glutaredoxin family protein → MIILAVNITFYTRSRCPLCDKAKADLLELREELSFNLEEIDIDTSDELTERFGLMIPVVYINESEAGYGIIDKDYLRSLICEKK, encoded by the coding sequence ATGATCATATTGGCAGTCAACATTACCTTCTATACACGTTCACGCTGTCCGCTTTGCGACAAAGCAAAGGCCGACCTGTTGGAGCTTCGCGAAGAGCTGTCGTTTAACCTTGAAGAAATCGACATTGACACGAGCGATGAGCTGACCGAGCGATTCGGGCTGATGATTCCGGTCGTCTATATTAACGAAAGTGAAGCTGGATACGGGATCATCGACAAAGATTATTTGCGCAGCCTCATCTGTGAAAAAAAGTAA
- the trxB gene encoding thioredoxin-disulfide reductase codes for MSEEKIYDVIIAGAGPAGMTAAVYTSRANLSTLMIERGIPGGQMANTEEIENYPGFDHILGPDLSTKMFDHAKKFGAEYAYGDIKEVIDHGDYKVVKAGTKEYKAYSVIVTAGAEYKKIGVPGEKELGGRGVSYCAVCDGAFFKNRELVVIGGGDSAVEEGVYLTRFANKVTIVHRRDELRAQKILQDRAFANEKVDFIWNHTVKEINDKDGKVGSVTLVSTVDGTEMEFPADGVFIYIGMVPLSKPFEGLGITNANGYIETNERMETRVPGIFAAGDIREKTLRQIVTATGDGSIAAQSAQHFVEELKESLKEKQA; via the coding sequence ATGTCGGAAGAAAAAATTTATGATGTGATTATCGCGGGTGCCGGACCAGCCGGTATGACAGCAGCTGTTTATACATCAAGAGCCAATTTGTCCACGCTGATGATTGAGCGCGGGATTCCGGGCGGACAGATGGCCAATACGGAAGAGATTGAAAACTATCCTGGTTTTGACCATATCCTAGGGCCGGATTTGTCGACGAAAATGTTCGACCATGCGAAGAAGTTCGGTGCGGAATATGCGTATGGTGATATAAAGGAAGTCATCGATCACGGTGATTACAAAGTAGTAAAAGCAGGGACGAAGGAATACAAGGCTTATTCAGTCATTGTTACCGCCGGTGCTGAATATAAGAAAATCGGCGTTCCCGGCGAGAAGGAACTTGGCGGACGCGGCGTATCCTATTGTGCCGTTTGCGATGGCGCGTTTTTCAAAAACAGGGAGTTGGTCGTTATTGGCGGCGGAGACTCGGCTGTTGAGGAAGGGGTCTATCTTACGAGGTTCGCGAACAAAGTGACAATCGTCCATCGCCGCGATGAGCTTCGCGCGCAAAAGATTCTTCAGGACCGCGCTTTTGCAAACGAAAAGGTTGATTTCATCTGGAACCATACTGTCAAGGAAATCAATGATAAGGATGGCAAGGTTGGCAGTGTCACACTTGTATCGACGGTTGATGGAACGGAAATGGAATTCCCGGCTGATGGTGTATTCATCTACATTGGCATGGTGCCTCTTTCTAAGCCGTTTGAAGGCTTGGGAATCACGAATGCGAATGGTTATATTGAAACAAATGAGCGGATGGAAACCCGGGTTCCTGGTATTTTCGCAGCCGGCGATATCCGTGAAAAGACACTCCGCCAAATTGTTACCGCAACAGGTGACGGAAGCATCGCCGCCCAGTCGGCGCAGCATTTTGTTGAAGAATTGAAGGAAAGCTTGAAGGAAAAACAGGCTTAA
- a CDS encoding NUDIX hydrolase, which produces MQRVANCVLMKDNDIFLLQKPRRGWWSAPGGKMETGESVRDACIREYREETGIYLKHPKLKGVFTIVIQEGGKTVNEWMMFTFFSKDFEGKPLESCQEGILKWQPADKLAELPMAPGDYHILDYMIHGSDMIFGTFTYTPEFELIGYRLDPG; this is translated from the coding sequence GTGCAAAGAGTCGCAAATTGTGTGCTAATGAAAGACAATGATATATTCCTGCTGCAGAAACCGCGGCGGGGCTGGTGGTCGGCACCGGGAGGGAAAATGGAAACCGGTGAATCCGTCCGTGACGCCTGTATCCGTGAATACCGGGAAGAAACCGGGATTTATTTGAAGCATCCGAAGCTGAAAGGCGTGTTCACCATCGTCATTCAGGAAGGCGGGAAAACCGTGAATGAATGGATGATGTTCACCTTTTTCTCGAAGGATTTCGAAGGTAAACCACTCGAAAGCTGCCAGGAAGGGATTTTGAAGTGGCAGCCAGCCGACAAACTGGCCGAACTGCCGATGGCACCTGGCGATTATCATATTCTTGATTATATGATTCATGGAAGCGATATGATATTTGGAACATTCACATATACGCCTGAGTTCGAATTAATCGGTTACAGGCTCGATCCAGGCTGA
- a CDS encoding tetratricopeptide repeat protein, protein MGKDSKAFKTKGKLLSFFPTGEHYFAKGLKAYHRRDFTKAKKYLQRAFQLEPAEPMIACQLALVNTEIGEYETSIRLLHLILDEMDPDMTECHYFLANNYAHLGIFKEAARHSKKYLELEEDGEFAEDAEDLLEILFLEGIADEDGLFEEDDLMLKQEEARSLLEAGHFLEAIEMLEGIVKEYPEYWSAYNNLALAHFYLGKAERADRVLADVLERNPGNLHALCNLLVFAHYRKDQAEIDRLVGILGKIKPLLAEHQFKLGASFALAGEYRLAFEWLKKLHKSGYEGDGPFFYWFSYAAYKVGKEELAQSLWQKLLAISPDKEGAEPWKKASEENGLEGQPQAILQKLDSTLPEERLFAIFLISVSPDREELLASVEDARNSDLAVIEREYTAYLKSGARAGITDAHQTAQLLYETYSPIEEEEAGLYLLWFSVYGKAKERGLSLKNHNAWAAAVEYIWLKSQNEKVSMQELAGQYDVSSATVGKYVKLVADCVEC, encoded by the coding sequence ATGGGGAAAGATTCGAAAGCATTTAAAACAAAAGGTAAACTACTTTCATTTTTCCCGACTGGTGAGCATTATTTTGCAAAAGGGCTGAAGGCCTACCACCGACGGGATTTTACGAAAGCGAAAAAATACTTGCAGCGGGCATTTCAGCTTGAACCGGCAGAACCGATGATAGCTTGCCAGCTTGCTTTAGTGAATACAGAAATAGGAGAATACGAGACTTCCATCAGGCTTCTGCACCTCATCCTTGATGAAATGGACCCGGATATGACGGAGTGCCATTATTTCTTGGCGAATAATTATGCTCATTTGGGCATTTTTAAAGAGGCCGCCCGCCATTCGAAGAAATACCTCGAACTTGAGGAGGATGGTGAATTCGCGGAGGACGCGGAGGATTTGCTCGAGATTCTTTTTCTTGAGGGCATCGCCGACGAGGATGGCCTTTTTGAGGAAGACGATTTGATGCTCAAGCAGGAGGAGGCGCGAAGCCTTCTTGAAGCAGGCCATTTCCTTGAGGCGATCGAGATGCTGGAAGGGATTGTGAAGGAATATCCTGAGTACTGGTCCGCCTATAACAATCTGGCCCTTGCCCATTTCTATCTTGGCAAGGCGGAGCGGGCCGACCGTGTCCTGGCAGACGTCCTGGAGCGCAATCCCGGCAACCTCCATGCTTTATGCAACCTGCTAGTGTTCGCGCATTATCGCAAGGATCAAGCGGAAATTGACAGGCTGGTTGGCATTCTCGGCAAAATCAAGCCGCTTCTGGCCGAACATCAGTTCAAGCTGGGCGCGTCTTTTGCCCTCGCAGGCGAATACAGGCTCGCTTTCGAATGGCTGAAGAAGCTGCATAAATCCGGCTATGAGGGAGACGGCCCGTTTTTTTACTGGTTCTCGTATGCGGCCTACAAGGTCGGTAAGGAAGAACTCGCGCAGTCACTTTGGCAAAAGTTGCTGGCGATCTCGCCGGACAAGGAAGGTGCCGAACCTTGGAAAAAAGCTTCTGAGGAGAATGGATTGGAAGGCCAGCCGCAGGCGATTTTGCAAAAGCTGGACAGTACCCTTCCGGAAGAAAGGCTTTTTGCTATTTTCCTAATCTCGGTTTCGCCAGACAGGGAAGAACTGCTGGCATCGGTAGAAGATGCACGAAACAGCGATCTGGCCGTAATTGAACGTGAATATACAGCATATTTGAAGAGTGGGGCGCGCGCCGGCATAACGGACGCCCATCAAACGGCACAGCTGCTTTATGAAACGTACTCTCCGATTGAGGAAGAGGAAGCGGGCCTTTATCTCCTGTGGTTTTCGGTTTATGGAAAAGCCAAGGAGCGCGGGCTCAGCTTGAAAAACCACAATGCGTGGGCCGCGGCCGTCGAGTACATTTGGCTGAAATCACAGAACGAGAAAGTTTCGATGCAGGAACTGGCGGGACAATATGATGTTTCCTCGGCAACAGTCGGGAAATACGTAAAACTCGTTGCGGATTGTGTAGAGTGTTAG
- the whiA gene encoding DNA-binding protein WhiA, with amino-acid sequence MSFASETKKELTNLEVKPCCGKAELSALIRMNGSLSFSNRKLTVDIQTENAAIARRIYTLIKKHYPIQVELLVRKKMRLKKNNVYIVRLAQETKEILEDLMIVGEGFTIIHDISPELVKKKCCRRSYLRGAFLAGGSVNNPETSSYHLEIASLYKQHNDSLCELMNTFGLNSKTLERKKGYITYLKEAEKITEFLNVIGAHNALLRFEDVRIVRDMRNSVNRLVNCETANLNKTIGASLRQVENIRFIDRTVGLQILPERLREIAELRVAYQDVTLKELGEMVSGGTISKSGINHRLRKIDEIAEKLRAAELPQG; translated from the coding sequence TTGTCTTTTGCTTCAGAAACGAAAAAAGAATTGACGAATCTGGAAGTAAAGCCTTGCTGCGGCAAAGCGGAACTTTCCGCCCTGATTAGGATGAATGGTTCGCTTTCCTTTTCCAACCGGAAGCTGACGGTGGATATCCAGACAGAGAATGCTGCCATCGCGAGAAGGATTTATACGCTGATTAAAAAGCATTATCCCATCCAGGTTGAATTGCTCGTCCGGAAAAAGATGCGGCTGAAAAAAAATAACGTCTATATTGTCCGGCTCGCACAGGAGACAAAAGAGATTCTCGAGGATTTAATGATTGTGGGCGAAGGCTTTACAATTATCCATGATATTTCGCCTGAGCTAGTTAAAAAGAAATGCTGCCGGCGGTCCTATTTACGCGGGGCGTTCCTGGCGGGGGGATCGGTCAACAATCCGGAAACTTCTTCCTACCACTTGGAAATCGCCTCATTGTACAAGCAGCATAATGACTCGTTGTGCGAGCTGATGAATACGTTCGGCTTAAACAGCAAAACGCTTGAACGCAAAAAAGGCTATATCACCTACTTAAAAGAAGCAGAAAAAATCACCGAATTCCTGAATGTCATCGGTGCACATAATGCTTTACTCAGGTTCGAGGATGTCCGGATTGTCAGGGACATGCGGAACTCGGTTAACCGTCTGGTCAATTGTGAAACAGCAAACTTGAATAAAACAATCGGCGCCTCGTTGAGACAGGTGGAAAATATCCGCTTCATTGACAGAACCGTCGGCCTGCAGATTTTGCCGGAAAGACTTAGGGAAATCGCTGAACTCCGGGTCGCCTATCAGGATGTCACCCTGAAAGAATTAGGTGAAATGGTCTCAGGCGGCACGATTAGCAAATCTGGCATCAACCACCGTCTGCGGAAAATCGACGAAATCGCTGAAAAGCTTAGAGCCGCCGAACTGCCGCAGGGATAA
- the ppaX gene encoding pyrophosphatase PpaX, whose protein sequence is MSVNTKAIDTILFDLDGTLIDTNDLIINSFLHTLDRYYPNKYTRDDVLPFMGPTLVETFGSISPENMDEMIRTYRTFNLANHDLLVKEFTGVFETVRRLKEGGYKIGIVTTKMHDVVLKGMKLAKLDQFFDVVVALDHVSNAKPDPEPILLALEQLGSKPETAIMVGDNYHDILAGQNAGTKTAGVAWTAKGRDYLEKFEPDFMLESMADILDIVGAGGQ, encoded by the coding sequence ATGAGCGTAAATACAAAGGCAATCGATACTATCTTGTTCGATCTTGATGGAACCCTGATCGATACGAACGACCTGATCATCAATTCATTTTTGCATACATTAGACCGGTATTATCCTAACAAATACACCCGCGATGATGTGCTCCCGTTCATGGGGCCGACGCTGGTGGAAACGTTCGGCTCAATCAGCCCGGAAAATATGGATGAAATGATTCGTACCTATAGGACGTTCAACCTTGCAAACCATGACTTGCTCGTCAAGGAATTCACCGGCGTGTTCGAAACCGTCCGCAGGTTGAAGGAAGGCGGCTATAAAATCGGCATCGTGACAACAAAAATGCATGATGTCGTCCTGAAAGGTATGAAGCTCGCAAAACTGGACCAGTTTTTTGACGTTGTCGTCGCTCTTGACCATGTCTCGAACGCAAAGCCGGATCCTGAACCGATTTTGCTAGCGCTCGAGCAGCTTGGCTCTAAACCCGAAACAGCTATCATGGTCGGTGATAACTACCATGACATCCTGGCCGGTCAAAACGCCGGCACGAAGACAGCCGGTGTCGCCTGGACCGCCAAAGGACGCGACTACCTAGAAAAATTCGAACCGGATTTCATGCTGGAAAGCATGGCTGACATCCTCGATATTGTCGGGGCTGGCGGTCAATGA